Sequence from the Hydrogenothermus marinus genome:
TTTTGCAGGTCTAATTACTTTTTCTTTATATTTATATCCTTTTTGTAATACTTTTACAATCTCATTTGGTTTGTGCTCTGTAGATATATATGTATCAATAGCTTCATGATGTGAAGGATTAAATTCTCCTTCTGCAATTACTTCATTTATCCCAATATTTTCTAAAAATTTAACAAGTTGATAATGAATCATTTGAACGCCTTTAGCTAAAGAAGAAATATCATCAGATAGTTTTGCACTTTCAATTGCTTTCTCAAAATTATCTACTATGTTTAAAAGTTCTTTTGCCAGTTTTTCTATTGTTTCCTCTTTGATTTGTTCTTTTTCTTTTAAAGTTCTTAATTTATAGCTTTCAAAGTCTTGAGATAAAGTTTGATATAAAATACTTAGTTTTTTTGCTTGTTCTTCAGTTTTTTGTAATTTTTCTTTTAGTTGATTTATTTCCTGTTTTAACTGCTCTATATTTTCTTCTGTTT
This genomic interval carries:
- a CDS encoding nucleotide exchange factor GrpE translates to MADKNQDIEISIEEKEVNKEQEELKQEENKEEKMETEENIEQLKQEINQLKEKLQKTEEQAKKLSILYQTLSQDFESYKLRTLKEKEQIKEETIEKLAKELLNIVDNFEKAIESAKLSDDISSLAKGVQMIHYQLVKFLENIGINEVIAEGEFNPSHHEAIDTYISTEHKPNEIVKVLQKGYKYKEKVIRPAKVVVAIPPEEKEEQEKNK